A stretch of Physeter macrocephalus isolate SW-GA chromosome 1, ASM283717v5, whole genome shotgun sequence DNA encodes these proteins:
- the CRYBG3 gene encoding very large A-kinase anchor protein isoform X3: MGESDKQPKESFFQFLGNLFNISGKSSLGEAKQSSFKDEHVKSEKDLRNPSDHPDEGVQRERAVVSGSLGTLALGAEAQESNSAELSDAFSLDTTQDSEQETSDLLRKQLDGKPERPLVTYATYRGPRQIRKYLKQQTALETLNPLDRENESSDCSTSTHVGPGSDIEAGTVSLSSTSTDVSVEGQVLKGLIEDSDYNKINTNPENHSTNNRELSSTASSRDVLNENDPGGPERSRSSRSETNSSSTDGEFDSQHHLSCLPVSQTDRNLVCSALFTESNSSRMPCSPDLQRTATPETTVIENSSMISDGTLVQREERVEPENPAISDFSGSKSDGSDTTKHGNTDLPSPNKSIRREALRRPESKRSDKHTEGNSSKHAANHTSNIALRRHAITDTELVSEENRLSALDTQENLAPTEIRQETESTSVGEPTTSSHVKAPEDRIESLPKGTDKLLVTEAKKLVRPHSKMPPIIRMNQKDAASVKHTSELAVVACLENKISPELNRNHISESILDSESPQQAKASPDARTSVNLDHKKSDFNSSSPTFVSRVGMLSRLDIPILKNEGPSVLIETGDVNIIGISHQPTKCQEENVANHAEATDRKSLPACLHPEHASAILESKEVLPDGEKCQFPLGLEASDTHLTAVDLSFESESLSKDHSSTSSQDRDKAELMLSNTKASKGTIGKSDSFFPLETKTDNLAEMLSTSEVGGQNSVPVGSHSGRGKTLGLSKISVPQTEPRDISQDKISSPLEITDVPASPILSELTSLEVEQDRSFQLVGHKEIKEKYSDASLKENCQTEVSPPASKYQGTQETEVEASGDPPALLQSNILGTSPPVHDGKVTRQMAQNCEANASVIHQPSVICGTKKISGFSEMAELSLTNTSPKFQETDSTKVNAPFLGSGMSLEKNAFASEDSNFHTNPSVLRSEKRASSHRKKEGAHFLSGGIDSMPSSSSNSEEVIMVTSSQNPPNNFSSVKVTIGVPHEGTSLTNLLYPNSSYLEFETSIPTGAEVTPLQDHFGDHTGMVSLHFPTAAQFDSPVEAGTGAVAGAPASVNSSSQQCSEASAEHTEARRRAHEQLLDLESGLCKKADTLIGEIFNSVREELKSRHTVGTCQEYLTVDSIMNPGTLKEDIPEKNPSEVTLTGIQLTEHLEEQAMENMSEVQGEEKACASPMVGEKSLLFDADRMNVSWLLEDQARELVNEIIYSAQETLANDAQDTRDSELQANTSKILNSDSVKPLDVVREFLVSEQAVNQSTCEISEKVLGRYFAVSNLVSDAESIQGREIVLYQKSPFSGNRGGQSDSINLQESDTVLLAEDTPHTGLDDKAKTHLFLNEDCKEKMEIKCVDNHKTETEERRTLVLNFTWPPFVNDDIHVPGTSKSSLSDTLLCISEKSLPGHSNKSAPLAVSEVGKVHKKDTEVNIGRIELIPSMVEMGKPNKKDAELNIMKYEAVPPMSEVGRAHKEDAELHTSKTEPATEILKMREAYQMDAERYIEKTEGLPAILGMEKAYEMRGTEGDIGKTDMTPDMSELKNVYQKDAEGITGKTEVIPAMLEVENVYQKVAEGDIAKTEVTPVTLEIENIYQKHAEGDVGKTEMTLVMSEMDNFYHRVVEGTAEKVAMIPATLEMEDIFQKDAEGKMDKTEVMPITLEVVNIYQKDGEGITGKTERPMMDMENTYQKDAKGVIRKTETVPPFVLEVKEAHKKAVPASLEMEKACKRDAKETIGTIVSMPFKIEMERTSPENSDGTVRKHKVLSTVVNIEKTYGTDLELPVTQEEATPPIFEAEKAPQEVAEGSGGGMEKEPTEMKACLIAFDTRLASFRGYESPTLSKDYEDYPALAMPDFQPEATIGKLNRRTSVTAVHKKIRDLDYGDEKEEPNLGFISQDEQENSSFTILYEEPLQDEDKYATAEVRRTHSLLIPDTSTNSMPVFACERSESRTDLVHHFEKETKLGETVDDDSSEMFLSVEAKRYKIYPLALSPIYEDDSSQEDILSSEISPGHHGSTKSRESANQSSSVLSLLQSVSERLKMNFDVDDRQRRGEEEEEEEEEEPLHKGSLRARRRENVIFKLPDSSISFCPDDDQESTGVSKSSYVMSDEPTTSNLQMGLWPEKASFLQKSDLTSKLHSSLKSAYHQYLQTSKIHSSEKGASFGGIFQEPVSKYFRAQDTSGRLSSFTENVDKQTLKCNPRPGKMVIYDLHGSKYKQEIYCNIPDATSWSFPNGVLIKVVRGCWILYEKPHFRGQKCVLEEGEKVLNRDWILQNRKHPQRNFVLGSIKRVLKDCSIPEIELCPQSDPACCPIYLQRAVPNLEELNIPKSVSFTVKSGAWLAYPDINFKGQATVLEEDRGLFEISAAEMKSLHPLQMGGLKVEMPMNLKVIIYEKPHFHGQAKEFSEHVDSVPNFLKNDVDFHGIGSIRVIGGVWVAYEKEHFKGQQFLLEEGDFEDSSACGALSGSILSFRYLQANFIESSITLFESDLESGKFIDITNQEISDLEEKGFGSETRSIHVKSGVWVAYQQKFFCGEQYILEKGKYKCFFDWGGSNNIIMSIRPIQLEPLGINEPPHLLKAFSKPGFQGECIDFTKEISDLTSSFTPCSFKVLRGCWLLYYQEDISNHQCVLEEGLYADLTSCGCPTSRVKSLKPIDYASPDPWHLLRLSSYTTMSVKLP; encoded by the exons aTGGGAGAAAGCGATAAACAGCCGAAAGAAAGcttttttcagtttcttggtAACTTATTCAATATCTCAGGAAAATCATCTCTTGGTGAAGCCAAGCAATCTTCTTTCAAAgatgaacatgtcaaaagtgagAAAGACTTGCGAAACCCCAGTGACCATCCTGATGAAGGGGTCCAAAGGGAGAGGGCTGTTGTCAGTGGCTCCCTGGGAACCCTGGCACTTGGAGCAGAAGCACAAGAGTCCAACTCAGCTGAACTCTCAGATGCCTTTTCTTTGGATACAACACAAGACAGTGAACAGGAAACCAGTGATTTGCTAAGAAA ACAACTGGATGGTAAACCAGAGAGGCCTTTAGTAACATATGCAACGTACCGAGGCCCCAGACAAATTAGGAAGTATTTGAAGCAGCAGACAGCGCTGGAAACCTTGAATCCCTtagacagagaaaatgaaagttcCGACTGTAGTACGAGCACACATGTTGGCCCTGGAAGTGATATAGAGGCTGGGACGGTGTCATTGTCATCAACTAGCACAGACGTTTCTGTGGAAGGACAAGTGCTTAAAGGCCTGATAGAAGACtctgattataataaaataaataccaacCCAGAAAACCATTCGACAAACAACCGAGAACTGTCTAGCACTGCTTCTTCTAGggatgttttaaatgaaaacgATCCTGGGGGACCTGAGAGAAGTCGGTCATCACGTTCTGAGACTAACTCTAGCTCCACTGATGGAGAATTTGACTCACAGCACCATTTAAGTTGTCTACCAGTTTCTCAGACTGACAGAAATTTGGTATGTTCAGCATTGTTTACAGAAAGTAACAGTAGCAGAATGCCTTGCAGTCCAGACTTGCAGAGGACAGCGACACCAGAAACTACGGTAATAGAAAACAGCTCAATGATAAGTGATGGGACACTGGTGCAAAGAGAGGAGCGTGTTGAGCCTGAGAACCCTGCTATTTCCGACTTCTCTGGTAGTAAATCTGATGGGAGTGACACTACCAAACATGGAAATACAGATTTGCCAAGTCCAAATAAATCAATTAGGCGTGAAGCTCTGCGGCGGCCAGAGAGTAAGCGTTCTGACAAGCACACTGAAGGTAACTCGTCAAAGCACGCTGCCAATCACACCAGCAACATTGCTCTCCGGAGACATGCTATAACAGACACAGAACTTGTAAGTGAAGAAAACAGATTGTCTGCCCTGGACACACAGGAAAATTTGGCTCCTACAGAAATCAGGCAAGAAACAGAAAGCACCTCAGTTGGTGAACCCACAACTTCAAGTCATGTAAAAGCTCCAGAAGATAGAATCGAGTCATTACCCAAAGGTACTGACAAGTTGTTGGTAACAGAAGCCAAAAAGCTTGTTAGGCCACATAGCAAAATGCCTCCCATTATTAGAATGAATCAAAAAGATGCTGCCTCTGTAAAACACACCAGTGAATTAGCAGTTGTAGCatgcttagaaaataaaatatcacctgAACTGAATAGAAATCACATTTCAGAATCTATTCTTGACTCTGAGAGTCCTCAGCAAGCCAAAGCATCACCTGATGCCAGGACATCTGTTAACCTTGACCATAAAAAATCAGATTTCAATTCTTCATCTCCTACGTTTGTTTCCCGAGTTGGCATGCTGAGCAGGTTGgatattcctattttaaagaatgaaggTCCTTCTGTGCTCATTGAAACTGGGGATGTCAACATCATTGGTATTTCCCATCAGCCTACTAAGTGTCAAGAAGAAAATGTGGCAAATCATGCTGAGGCCACAGACAGGAAGAGTCTCCCTGCTTGCCTTCATCCTGAGCATGCATCTGCAATTCTTGAGTCCAAGGAAGTTCTTCCTGATGGTGAAAAATGCCAGTTTCCACTAGGTCTTGAAGCCAGTGACACCCACTTAACTGCAGTGGACTTGAGCTTTGAGTCCGAAAGCCTCTCTAAGGACCACAGTTCCACCTCATCTCAAGACCGTGATAAAGCAGAGTTAATGCTGTCAAACACCAAAGCAAGTAAGGGCACTATAGGCAAGTctgattcttttttccccttggaaACCAAAACTGATAACCTTGCAGAAATGTTATCAACATCTGAAGTTGGTGGTCAGAACAGTGTTCCTGTTGGGTCACATTCTGGAAGAGGAAAAACTCTAGGTCTCTCCAAGATATCTGTTCCCCAAACAGAGCCCAGAGACATTTCTCAGGATAAAATCTCTTCTCCACTTGAAATTACAGATGTGCCAGCAAGTCCTATTTTATCAGAATTGACTTCCCTAGAAGTTGAACAGGACAGGAGTTTTCAGTTAGTGGGTCATAAAGAGATTAAAGAGAAATATTCAGATGCCAGCCTTAAAGAGAATTGCCAAACTGAGGTTTCTCCTCCTGCCTCCAAATATCAAGGTACACAAGAAACAGAGGTGGAAGCCTCAGGTGACCCTCCTGCTCTTCTCCAAAGTAATATACTTGGGACTTCACCTCCTGTTCATGATGGAAAAGTCACTAGGCAAATGGCACAGAACTGTGAAGCCAACGCTTCTGTGATTCATCAACCTTCAGTTATTTGTGGGACCAAAAAGATTTCTGGTTTTTCAGAGATGGCAGAACTCAGTTTAACTAACACTTCCCCAAAATTCCAAGAAACTGACAGCACAAAAGTAAATGCACCTTTTCTGGGTTCTGGTATGAGTTTGGAAAAAAATGCGTTTGCATCCGAGGATTCAAATTTTCATACTAATCCTTCTGTGCTGAGATCAGAAAAGAGAGCCTCAtctcacagaaagaaagagggtGCTCATTTCCTAAGTGGTGGTATTGATAGCATGCCTTCTTCCTCCAGCAACTCTGAAGAAGTTATCATGGTTACAAGTTCACAGAATCCCCCCAAtaattttagttctgtgaaagTTACCATAGGTGTCCCACATGAAGGTACCTCCTTAACTAACCTGCTGTACCCTAATAGCTCTTATTTGGAATTTGAAACATCTATCCCAACAGGGGCAGAAGTCACCCCACTTCAGGACCATTTTGGGGATCATACTGGGATGGTGTCACTTCATTTCCCAACTGCTGCCCAGTTTGACAGTCCTGTGGAAGCAGGGACTGGAGCAGTTGCTGGGGCCCCAGCGTCAGTTAACAGCTCAAGCCAGCAGTGTTCTGAAGCATCTGCTGAGCACACAGAAGCAAGGAGGAGAGCACATGAGCAACTTTTGGACCTCGAAAGTGGTTTATGTAAAAAGGCTGATACATTGATTGGTGAGATCTTTAATTCTGTCAGGGAAGAGCTAAAATCCAGACATACAGTTGGTACCTGCCAGGAGTATTTAACCGTAGACAGCATAATGAATCCAGGTACCCTAAAAGAAGACATCCCTGAGAAAAACCCATCAGAAGTGACACTGACAGGGATCCAGCTGACAGAGCATTTGGAAGAGCAGGCCATGGAAAATATGTCTGAAGTCCAAGGGGAAGAAAAGGCTTGTGCTTCACCTATGGTTGGTGAGAAGAGTCTCCTTTTTGATGCTGATAGAATGAATGTATCTTGGTTGTTAGAAGATCAAGCTAGGGAATTAGTCAATGAGATTATTTATTCAGCCCAAGAAACCTTAGCAAATGATGCTCAGGATACCCGGGATTCTGAACTTCAGGCTAATACTTCAAAAATTCTGAACAGTGATAGTGTTAAGCCACTTGATGTGGTAAGGGAATTCTTGGTGTCAGAACAGGCAGTAAATCAAAGCACATGTGAAATTAGTGAAAAAGTATTAGGTAGATACTTTGCTGTAAGTAACTTAGTTAGTGACGCAGAGTCAATTCAAGGAAGAGAAATTGTTCTCTACCAAAAATCCCCTTTTTCAGGAAATAGAGGTGGACAGTCTGATAGTATAAATTTGCAGGAGTCGGATACTGTTTTACTAGCTGAAGACACGCCCCATACAGGGTTAGATGATAAGGCAAAAACACATTTGTTTCTCAACGAGGACtgtaaagaaaaaatggaaataaagtgcGTCGATAATCACAAAACTGAGACGGAGGAAAGAAGAACTCTTGTATTGAATTTCACATGGCCTCCATTTGTGAATGATGACATCCATGTACCTGGGACATCTAAAAGCAGTTTGTCTGATACTCTTTTATGTATATCTGAAAAAAGCTTGCCAGGACACAGTAATAAAAGCGCACCCCTTGCAGTGTCAGAAGTAGGGAAAGTACACAAGAAGGATACTGAAGTAAATATAGGAAGAATTGAGCTAATACCTTCCATGGTAGAAATGGGAAAACCAAATAAGAAGGATGCTGAATTGAATATTATGAAATATGAGGCAGTCCCCCCTATGTCAGAAGTGGGAAGAGCACATAAAGAGGATGCTGAATTGCATACCTCAAAAACTGAGCCAGCAACTGAAATTCTTAAAATGAGAGAAGCATACCAAATGGATGCTGAGAGGTATATTGAAAAAACTGAGGGATTACCTGCCATTTTAGGAATGGAAAAAGCTTATGAAATGAGGGGTACTGAAGGGGATATTGGCAAAACTGATATGACACCTGATATGTCAGAATTGAAAAATGTCTACCAGAAAGATGCAGAGGGAATCACTGGAAAGACTGAAGTGATACCTGCTATGTTAGAAGTGGAAAATGTTTACCAAAAGGTTGCTGAAGGGGATATTGCAAAGACTGAGGTGACACCTGTTacattagaaatagaaaatatttaccaaaagcACGCTGAAGGGGATGTTGGTAAGACCGAGATGACTTTGGTTATGtcagaaatggacaatttctacCACAGAGTTGTTGAGGGCACTGCTGAAAAGGTTGCAATGATACCTGCTACACTagaaatggaagatattttcCAAAAAGATGCTGAAGGAAAGATGGACAAAACTGAGGTGATGCCCATTACATTAGAAGTGGTAAATATCTACCAAAAAGATGGTGAGGGGATCACTGGAAAGACTGAAAGACCTATGATGGACATGGAAAACACCTACCAAAAGGATGCCAAAGGGGTTATTAGGAAAACTGAAACGGTACCTCCTTTTGTGTTAGAAGTGAAAGAAGCACACAAGAAGGCAGTACCTGCTTccttagaaatggaaaaagcgTGTAAGAGAGATGCAAAAGAGACAATTGGAACGATTGTGTCCATGCCCTTTaagatagaaatggaaagaacatCCCCAGAAAATTCTGATGGGACTGTCAGGAAACATAAAGTGTTGTCCACAGTGGTAAACATTGAGAAAACATATGGAACAGATCTGGAATTGCCTGTTACACAAGAAGAGGCCACGCCTCCCATATTTGAAGCTGAAAAAGCACCCCAAGAGGTTGCTGAAGGGAGTGGTGGAGGAATGGAGAAGGAGCCTACTGAAATGAAGGCATGCTTGATAGCGTTTGACACTAGACTCGCCTCTTTTAGGGGTTATGAATCACCTACGCTAAGTAAGGATTATGAAGACTACCCAGCCTTAGCAATGCCAGATTTTCAACCTGAGGCTACCATAGGAAAGCTAAACAGAAGAACATCTGTTACTGCAGTACATAAGAAAATAAGAGATCTAGATTAtggagatgaaaaggaagagcCTAACCTAGGCTTCATTTCTCAGGATGAACAAGAAAATTCTTCCTTTACTATATTATATGAAGAGCCTCTTCAAGATGAGGACAAGTATGCTACTGCAGAAGTAAGAAGAACACATTCCCTCCTGATTCCTGACACATCTACCAACAGCATGCCTGTTTTCGCGTGTGAAAGGTCTGAGAGTAGAACTGACCTCGTCCATCATTTTGAAAAGGAAACTAAATTAGGTGAGACAGTCGATGATGATAGTTCAGAAATGTTCTTATCAGTAGAGGCCAAAAGGTACAAGATTTATCCCTTAGCTTTGTCTCCCATTTATGAGGATGACAGCTCTCAGGAGGACATTCTATCCAGCGAAATCTCACCTGGTCATCATGGCTCCACGAAATCAAGAGAGAGTGCAAACCAGTCCTCTTCTGTTTTATCGCTTCTCCAGTCAGTATCGGAGCGTTTAAAGATGAATTTTGATGTAGATGACAgacagaggagaggggaagaggaggaggaggaagaggaggaagagccaTTGCATAAAGGAAGCCTGAGAGCTAGAAGGCGGGAAAATGTTATCTTCAAGCTGCCAGATTCTTCTATCTCATTTTGCCCTGATGATGACCAGGAAAGTACTGGCGTTTCTAAGAGTTCTTATGTGATGTCAGATGAGCCTACTACCTCTAATCTGCAAATGGGTCTGTGGCCAGAAAAGGCCTCATTTCTACAAAAATCTGACCTTACTTCCAAACTACATTCTTCTTTAAAGAGTGCTTATCATCAGTATTTGCAGACTTCCAAAATCCATTCCTCAGAAAAAGGAGCCAGCTTTGGTGGAATTTTTCAGGAACCAGTGTCAAAATACTTCCGTGCTCAAGACACCTCAGGCCGATTAAGCTCGTTCACAGAG AATGTTGACAAACAAACTCTGAAGTGTAACCCAAGACCTGGGAAG ATGGTTATCTATGATCTCCATGGAAGTAAATATAAACAAGAGATCTACTGTAATATTCCCGATGCTACATCTTGGTCCTTTCCGAATGGGGTACTGATAAAAGTTGTAAGGGGCTG CTGGATTTTATATGAGAAACCACATTTCCGAGGTCAGAAATGTGTACTAGAAGAAGGGGAAAAGGTGTTAAATCGTGACTGGATCCTTCAGAACAGAAAGCATCCACAAAGAAACTTTGTATTGGGGTCTATCAAACGTGTCTTAAAG gattgcaGCATTCCAGAGATAGAACTTTGCCCACAGTCTGACCCAGCATGTTGTCCTATCTACCTACAGCGAGCAGTCCCCAATTTGGAAGAGCTGAATATCCCTAAATCTGTGTCTTTTACTGTGAAGTCAGGAGC TTGGCTTGCCTACCCGGATATTAATTTCAAGGGGCAAGCTACAGTTTTGGAGGAAGACCGTGGACTCTTTGAGATTTCTGCAGCAGAAATGAAATCGTTGCATCCACTTCAAATG GGTGGACTGAAAGTGGAAATGCCTATGAACTTAAAG gttattatttatgaaaaaccTCACTTCCATGGACAGGCCAAAGAGTTTAGTGAACATGTAGATTCTgtccctaattttttaaaaaatgatgtagaCTTTCATGGAATTGGATCAATTCGTGTCATCGGTGGAGT GTGGGTTGCctatgaaaaagaacattttaaaggcCAGCAATTCTTGCTTGAAGAAGGAGATTTTGAAGACAGTAGTGCCTGTGGGGCGTTAAGTGGTTCCATCTTGTCTTTCCGGTACTTACAAGCT